One genomic window of Magnolia sinica isolate HGM2019 chromosome 3, MsV1, whole genome shotgun sequence includes the following:
- the LOC131240685 gene encoding carbamoyl-phosphate synthase small chain, chloroplastic isoform X1, with amino-acid sequence MAIRSLDITMKGPSVCSSRTANSSNIRVFSVRCSVSLSSDDASTAIGLGERPWKTADARLVLEDGSIWRAKSFGASGTQVGEVVFNTSLTGYQEILTDPSYAGQFVLMTNPHIGNTGINYADEESNQCFLGGLVIRSLSICTSNWRCTEPLGDYLAKRNIMGIYDVDTRAITRRLRQDGSLIGVLSTEKSKSDEELLEMSRTWDIVGVDLISGVSCNAPYEWVDKTDSAWEFSKDRNHFVNFHVVAYDFGIKYNILRRLASYGCKITVVPSTWPALETLKMKPDGVLFSNGPGDPSAVPYAVETVKEIIGKVPVFGICMGHQLLGQALGGKTFKMKFGHHGGNHPVRNLRNGIIEISAQNHNYAVDPASLPAGVEVTHINLNDGSCAGLAFPALNIMSLQYHPEASPGPHDSDPAFREFMQLMMQTKLKARTLAMH; translated from the exons ATGGCTATCAGATCCCTGGATATTACAATGAAAGGCCCGTCCGTGTGCTCTTCTCGCACAGCCAATTCCTCCAACATTAGGGTTTTCAGCGTCAGATGCTCCGTTTCACTATCCTCAGATGACGCTTCTACAG CTATAGGTTTGGGAGAAAGACCATGGAAAACGGCAGATGCTAGACTTGTGCTTGAAGATGGTTCAATATGGAGGGCCAAGTCATTCGGTGCTTCAGGAACACAAGTTGGTGAAGTGGTTTTCAATACATCTTTGACAGG GTATCAGGAAATTTTAACAGATCCTAGTTATGCGGGTCAGTTTGTCCTGATGACGAATCCTCATATTGGCAATACTGGCATTAACTATG CTGATGAAGAATCAAACCAATGCTTCCTTGGTGGTTTAGTGATCAGAAGTTTAAGTATCTG TACATCAAACTGGCGGTGCACAGAACCACTAGGAGATTACTTGGCAAAACGAAACATCATGGGTATAT ATGATGTGGATACGCGTGCAATAACACGGAGGTTAAGACAAGATGGAAGCCTTATAGGTGTACTGAGCACGGAAAAATCCAAGTCGGATGAAGAGCTTTTGGAAATGTCTCGTACATGGGATATTGTTG GTGTTGATCTCATAAGCGGCGTCTCTTGTAATGCTCCATATGAATGGGTAGATAAAACAGATTCAGCATGGGAATTCAGCAAGGATAGGAATCATTTTGTTAACTTTCAT GTTGTTGCATATGATTTTGGGATCAAGTATAATATTTTGAGGCGTTTGGCATCGTACGGATGTAAAATTACAGTTGTCCCATCAACATGGCCGGCTTTGGAGACACTAAAGATGAAGCCAGATGGAGTTCTTTTTAGCAATGGTCCAGGGGACCCATCTGCAGTTCCCTACGCTGTGGAAACGGTAAAGGAAATAATTGGGAAGGTTCCTGTTTTTGGAATTTGCATGGGTCACCAACTGCTTGGCCAGGCATTGGGTGGCAAAACCTTTAAAATGAAGTTCGGTCATCATGGAGGAAACCATCCAGTACGCAATCTTCGTAATGGCATCATCGAGATTAGTGCTCAG AATCACAACTATGCGGTTGACCCAGCATCGCTTCCGGCTGGCGTGGAAGTAACGCACATCAATCTGAACGATGGAAGCTGTGCTGGTCTTGCCTTCCCAGCACTTAACATAATGtctcttcagtaccacccagagGCATCTCCAGGACCTCATGATTCAGATCCCG CTTTCAGGGAATTCATGCAACTGATGATGCAAACCAAACTAAAGGCAAGAACTTTGGCGATGCATTGA
- the LOC131240685 gene encoding carbamoyl-phosphate synthase small chain, chloroplastic isoform X2, translated as MAIRSLDITMKGPSVCSSRTANSSNIRVFSVRCSVSLSSDDASTGLGERPWKTADARLVLEDGSIWRAKSFGASGTQVGEVVFNTSLTGYQEILTDPSYAGQFVLMTNPHIGNTGINYADEESNQCFLGGLVIRSLSICTSNWRCTEPLGDYLAKRNIMGIYDVDTRAITRRLRQDGSLIGVLSTEKSKSDEELLEMSRTWDIVGVDLISGVSCNAPYEWVDKTDSAWEFSKDRNHFVNFHVVAYDFGIKYNILRRLASYGCKITVVPSTWPALETLKMKPDGVLFSNGPGDPSAVPYAVETVKEIIGKVPVFGICMGHQLLGQALGGKTFKMKFGHHGGNHPVRNLRNGIIEISAQNHNYAVDPASLPAGVEVTHINLNDGSCAGLAFPALNIMSLQYHPEASPGPHDSDPAFREFMQLMMQTKLKARTLAMH; from the exons ATGGCTATCAGATCCCTGGATATTACAATGAAAGGCCCGTCCGTGTGCTCTTCTCGCACAGCCAATTCCTCCAACATTAGGGTTTTCAGCGTCAGATGCTCCGTTTCACTATCCTCAGATGACGCTTCTACAG GTTTGGGAGAAAGACCATGGAAAACGGCAGATGCTAGACTTGTGCTTGAAGATGGTTCAATATGGAGGGCCAAGTCATTCGGTGCTTCAGGAACACAAGTTGGTGAAGTGGTTTTCAATACATCTTTGACAGG GTATCAGGAAATTTTAACAGATCCTAGTTATGCGGGTCAGTTTGTCCTGATGACGAATCCTCATATTGGCAATACTGGCATTAACTATG CTGATGAAGAATCAAACCAATGCTTCCTTGGTGGTTTAGTGATCAGAAGTTTAAGTATCTG TACATCAAACTGGCGGTGCACAGAACCACTAGGAGATTACTTGGCAAAACGAAACATCATGGGTATAT ATGATGTGGATACGCGTGCAATAACACGGAGGTTAAGACAAGATGGAAGCCTTATAGGTGTACTGAGCACGGAAAAATCCAAGTCGGATGAAGAGCTTTTGGAAATGTCTCGTACATGGGATATTGTTG GTGTTGATCTCATAAGCGGCGTCTCTTGTAATGCTCCATATGAATGGGTAGATAAAACAGATTCAGCATGGGAATTCAGCAAGGATAGGAATCATTTTGTTAACTTTCAT GTTGTTGCATATGATTTTGGGATCAAGTATAATATTTTGAGGCGTTTGGCATCGTACGGATGTAAAATTACAGTTGTCCCATCAACATGGCCGGCTTTGGAGACACTAAAGATGAAGCCAGATGGAGTTCTTTTTAGCAATGGTCCAGGGGACCCATCTGCAGTTCCCTACGCTGTGGAAACGGTAAAGGAAATAATTGGGAAGGTTCCTGTTTTTGGAATTTGCATGGGTCACCAACTGCTTGGCCAGGCATTGGGTGGCAAAACCTTTAAAATGAAGTTCGGTCATCATGGAGGAAACCATCCAGTACGCAATCTTCGTAATGGCATCATCGAGATTAGTGCTCAG AATCACAACTATGCGGTTGACCCAGCATCGCTTCCGGCTGGCGTGGAAGTAACGCACATCAATCTGAACGATGGAAGCTGTGCTGGTCTTGCCTTCCCAGCACTTAACATAATGtctcttcagtaccacccagagGCATCTCCAGGACCTCATGATTCAGATCCCG CTTTCAGGGAATTCATGCAACTGATGATGCAAACCAAACTAAAGGCAAGAACTTTGGCGATGCATTGA